gagtctcttcaggatagtatcgcatattgggcgtgacagtcttcgggggtgtcccgctctccatggCATCCGAACCCAGCAAGTCCTCCGACGAGGACTGTTCGGTGCGAGACCTCGCAGGACTGTAAGAAGTATGGCTCAGATTAAAGTGTTATGCCATGGAAAGTTTGGACGCATAAGCatgttcggattttatactcacgagttcaccaggggctgggccctgggatcccattcTGGGCTGCTatcgacggcggcagtggactcctctggaaggggagttttcccccttttaggcgactcggcctccaaggatgtggaggccgtccttttctttatTCCCCCCAagggggattcgtcttcctcctcctcctcctcttcggaggaagaatgggcattggagtcttcgaattttgtgtccgaagcgccacggcgacggaggccgcccctggtcttcttggcctccttttcggccttcttcttcggtgccttgtaaggcgacgggaccagcatcttcatcagaagcggGCCAACCGGTTCTTCAGGCAGCATGGCTGGACAGTAGATtcgccccgccttcttcgcccagccctaggaaattcgtGGGAAACGCATTAGGCATTTTCCTAAGGATATGCAAATAAAACATATGAATTGTCAACGTACAAttacttaccgaacttgcggggcgggacagttggtacccgcggtcctcggcgaagtccgaccacgatttgccggacttgaaaagcaccttccagatgtccttgtgcgaggagccaaagagctctagcagggtctggtgcttggccgggtcgaactcccataaattgtaagcccggtgttgacaaggtagaatcCAGCGAACTAACATcccctggactacattgacaagcttgatgttcttgtcttccatatcttggACGTGCATCTGGAGAAACAATAGTTCGTTAGACAaagcccagttcaggcccttcttgggccaggacgtaagtcgcaggggggctccggatctgaactccggaGCGGCGGCCCATTCcttgtcgcgcggctcggtgatgtaaaaccattgctgctgccactccttgacggaatcattgaaagtacttgttggccatgtaacgttgggcatcttactcaccatggtgcctccgcactcggcatgcttgccgctcactaccttgggcttcacattaaaaaatttcagccataagccgaaatgtggcgggatgcggagaaaggcctcgcacacgatgatgaatgtcgagatgttgaggaaggaattgggggatagatcatgaaaatcaatcctgtaataatacatgatgccgcaaacaaatgggtgaaggggaaaccctagcccacggacgaaatgagggaggaacaccaccctctcatggggttccggagtagggacgatctgtcccgccgtcggtaGACGGTGGCCGATTCTTTTGGCCAAATACCCGgccccccgaagctttttgatatccttctcccggacggtagaggccatccacttgcctcccgctccggatccggacatttttgggatcctttttgggcggagaagacgaacgcttgggcactagggctcgagcgaaaaggaatggatgagcagaggaagaagaaggcgtgggtgaaaaagggagttcttatccccttataaaggcagcggagatcctgcgcctccccacttgcccggtaaattcgcttattccccaagcgccacgattgatggcacggttgggttacccacacccatattgatgagaatcctttgataaggggacacaatctctgcttcgacaagacgtgccgacaaaactgcctcgcgatatgtgcggtggctggttgtgaaaaacggttcgaacaaATGACTGGGCCaaggcgtgatgtcacgctacgaaaagttgtcagcagattagatttgtggaatattgtgctctctacggtggtatgtggaatttgttttgcagagccggacacaactcTCGtgctcaaaatcttctatggagtattcggagaaggaactcgccttgcaatgccgaagacaatctgcgctccggactcatcgtcattgaagcctggttcaggggctactgagggagtctgggattaaggggtcctcggacagccgaactatatactttggccagactgttggactatgaagatacaagattgaagacttcgtcccgtgtccggatgggactctcctttgcatggagggcaagcttggcaatttggatatgtaggtctccttctctataaccgactctgtgtaaccctagcccctctgttgtctatataaaccagaggtttagtccataggacaagaacaatcataatcataggctagcttctatggtttagcctctacgatctcgtggtagatcaactcttgtaatactcatatcatcaagatcaatcaagtaggaagtagggtattacctccatcgagagggcccgaacctgggtaaacatcgtgtcccccgcctcctattaccattagccttagatgcacagttcgtgaccccctacccgagatccgccggttttgacaccgacaccgaggaAGGGAGCTGCTCCATCAATGAGCGACCGCCGTCCTCCTTCGCCAATTCAGGAAGGTCGAGCCCTCGCCATGATgctcttccatgccatgtgcctccgttacctaccccacgcGATGCATGCAACATACATGGCTGAGGATAAGGGCGTGATGgaaagagtgaattggcagtttctaccccgtgcattaaagtcattcacgggccattacaagagcggccccaccactattggctttacacgacgcgtggagaaaccggaaactggcccagacccaaggttaatgaagaagcaatgaAGACTCCAAGAGAACAACCTCTTCAGCACCCCTGCCTatgcacttattagggcctaccccgacgacgctcgacAGCGCAATCAGGGCAACCGCTCGGGGGCTTCtgccggtgcaacaaaccctgggtctgttgcccagactgtgcacagggaCGGGAACAAAATTACAGCAACTGGACATGCCAGAGTACAAGAGACCAAGAtcatcgaaggaccaacatgcagatcaagagggccaagatcaagccagagaagtaaGATACCACCAAGGGAAAAgcctcctttgccgggcaggcgagctcggcaAGGGCGGGGTCACCCCCGGAAGAAAGCGTCCAAGacatcccggcagggcctgccgggactcgcggTGGCAAAgccacctcacccaaccactccgctacgacccacgtcgtcaatcagtgcggtgtcaagccgcaaggtgattaagtggcagccattcgccacatggcggcctctttctacaggaaatacctacagacgacacccgtcctgcgacgtgtcaagcgagcaggtgtgGAGCTGGCAAGacaagcccggcaaggcttgccgggaaagcaacgatgtgacattgagcggtgcatttaatgcgccctgtcagcctgcagagttaggtatgatagcactatttgctatcttatcagtgcataatgattgttttgccattgtggtgaccctttactataaaaggaggcccatggcaaccgtagaaagggttggaaGGTCGGACACCCACACACTCATATGCGCGTAGCCACTGTCgtccctgccgggcaagtgtactatgctccaccaccattattccaccatcaatccaccaaagcaggagtagggttttacgcctcgcggtggcccgaacctgggtagattTGCCTGCGTGATCTCTGTTGTGCTGCCCCACGTTCTTCTTCTCTTTGTGTTACGTGACATACCCCCtgctgaaccagcaaggggcccttggtcccataggtggccgtggtttcccacgacttCGGGGCAGAGGGTACTTGACTGCGGAGAGATCCTGGGTGGACGACGGCCTAGTCCAAGGATGTTGAAGGTGTTCGTGGGGGTTGCGACGTCCTACAATGCCAAGGTACATCAGGGCATGCGAGAAGGGTGCAGATGGAAAGTAAGAGGGGAGTAGGGTCGAAGTGGAAGAGAATGTGACCAGAAGGGGGACTTGAGTGGGTTGGGGAGTTAGAGTCCTATGTGGCAGCGACttggactcccgcaaagcccctcGTTTACTTCTGATTTGCGGAAAACGGGCATCCAAACCACTCCACGGACCGCTAAGGAACCATGTTAAATGACAGAATGGGTTCGAAAAGCTCGATCCGGACGGATGCGGTCACTTTGAGGGCCTGCTTTGGAGATTCCATAGAGCATCTACAATCGGGcttggcaaatccggcccctcaaacgcccacCGACGCGCCCGGTCACCCCTCAAATGTTGCGCCGCACATCCACATACACAAATTCCGATCCTCAAATCCATGCACGTTGATCATACAATACAAACTGTCTGGATGCCAAAGATTGaaacaaagcaaagcaaatcaTAGTTCAATAAACCGGACATGGAAAAATGAAATCAATGTCCGAGCGTGATGGATGGCCTCGGATCACTAGCTGGGCACCTGTTCCGAGCGGAAGGCGTCCTGCTCTAGGCAGAATGCGTCCTGCTCGTCCTGCTCTGCTTGCATCTGGGCAACCTCCTCCACCTGCATCCAGGCCGCAGCCGCCCCCCGCCTCGTAGTCCATACGGTTGTTAATATCCTTCTTCTTGTCCGCAAGCCACTTCTTCGCATGCTCATCCAAGAGGGCCTTGTCCGCCAACATGATCCTCACATCTTCCATGTCCCGTGCGAgttgcaacctctccttctcaagctctatGTCGCCAAATTTCTTAGCCTTCTCGAGCTCCCATTTGATCGCCACTTGTTTCTTTCCAACTCgatcttctccctctcaatttcCAGCTTCTTCTCCGCCCTCTTCCGGTCCCACTCCATCCTTCCCTTTTGCGCATccaacatgagcttgtacctctcctccttcttgtTCTCCCTCACCAAAAAAATGCCCGTCCATGTGGATGACATTTTGGTAGCAGCGGCATCACGGGCGGCACGtgccttctcccacttgtttcccaTGACTTGGTGGTTGTCCTTTGGCACGGTGACTTTTCCATTCGCCATGACAACATCGTCCAACCCAATTGATTGGTTGGAACTTGAGCCATCATTCCTCTTCTTGCCAGACTTGAGGTCATCCACAACTTGGTTCCACTTCGGCTTGCCATTCAATATGACCCAACAATGGCTAAAAGCAAATGACTTCTTCTCCACCTCGTGATACAAAGTGGCCGTCACCGCCGTCTAGCAAACAACATATGTATGAGTACGAGAATGCAAACACAAGAAGCATATGCAATGGACGACAAGGTGAGGCGATCAAGCTTACATGAGTTGCGACTCCCATCCCACTTTGAGGGCGTTTGGTCACTTGTGAGTAGTAGCCGACGTACTTGTTCACTTTCCCTTGAATGACCCCCCAACGATGTTCGAGAGATGCCACATTGCGAGTGGTCATGATAGGATGCGGCTTCACATACTCCTTTTGCTCGTGATACTCCTTCCAAATCTTCGTCCAATAATTGTTCCCTTTTTGCTCGGTGCCCGCATATTGGATCCAGCGTTGTGGCCAACCAAGCTTTGACCAACAGGATGTCCTCAAATCTTGAGAATGCCGGACCTCTTGCCTTCGGCgttttggtcttcttcttcttcttcttcttgctcggatTGGGATCAGTGTTGTCCCAACTTCAAATGCGATGGTGGCCTCCAATTCATACTTCATTTCGGTCGGATCTTCATTGTCATTGATCATGTTCGACAAGAACGCCTCCTACATGATTATACAATCATTCATCATGAGCGAAAATGAACTAGTAGTCTATGCTAAAATCTGATCGGACAAGAGCAAAGAAAACACACCGACTCTTGTTCGGTCATTCCGTCGAACATGTCAAGGGCAACCCGGGCATTGTTGGAGCCCGTGCTCATCCGCGCCCGAACGAGCCGCGGCGAGTCACACACGTCGACCGCCGACATCTGCATGGTCGCAAAGCTCTCCAGAATGGCCCAGCAGGCGGTCGGATCATCCTCTATCCCAATGGTGTCGGACGGCGTAATTAGCGTAGGCGCTCGGAGGGAAGGGGTGCGGGGATCCGGGCGCGGCTGAGGAGAAAGCTGATCCACCACGTCCGATCCTTCGTGCGCCGCCACtgccgcctccctctctcgctgCCGGCGTCGCCATAACTTGCGGGCGACGTTCTCCGCCTTGCAAGTCGCAACCGACGAATTACACCGTCGACGAATGAGGCGGACCGCGTCTTTGTTGCGACGGTGTGGGTCGGGCTGGACGACATCTCCGGCGGTGGATAGGGACTGGAGGTGAGGATTGAGAGCAAAGGTGGAGAATGGCGAGGGTTCGGGCgcggcggcaggaggaggaggaagggtttggtggatttggtgcaatttagGGTGAGGTCAGGctgtcgggtccgacgtggcgggcgtgtCCGGGCGTGCCCGGACGCCCCCATATTCGCCCCATATTTAAACTAGATATgaagggtgccggtcagcccggacgTTTGAGACCCGTTTAAGGAGCTTGTCCGGGTCAAAAAATCGTGACCGGACAATGGCCTGAACGTACGAGACGGGTTTGAGAGGTCCGGTCGTAGATGCTTTTACTCAGCGGAGCCAGATCTTGATCCGGCTCCGGAATCTCGGGTGCGGGATCATGGATGCCAGCCAGGCCGCGGCCATCCGCCGTCCGTCCCCCATATCCGACGGCCCCTGCTGCCACCGCGCCGGCCCATGATGCCCCGCGGCGCCGCATCATGCGCTGACGAGCCAGCCAGCGACCGCGGCCAAATCATTTTTGTCTGAGTCGCACTCGCACGCAGCCTTCCTTCCTACCTCCACCCCGCAGTAGTAGCAGCAGCTCCATCACCATCTCCCTCCTGCTTTCTTCCTCGGATCGGAAGGGGAGAGCGaccggccgaccaggaggaagcgGCGGCGGGATGAGTCTCTTCGGCCTCGGACGGTGAGCCCCAGCTCCCCGccccccgcccccctccccctttgCTTTGCTCTGTTCCACGATCCTGCTGTTCTTCACCCCCATGCGTCGTTGAACCCTCTCCGGCGAACACGCGTCGGGATCTCCTTCGACCGAAGCGCGCCACGTCTCCAGGAAATTCCCGTCGTACTCGTCCGTTGCACTGGACTGGAGAGGAGATCCGTTCGGAGCAGGACTGTTTTCTTCAGTTGGTGACAAGCCCTAGCTTGCTCGGAGTTAGTTGCTGATTTACAGAACGAAATCGCTGTTTCTCTCCGATCTATGCAGTTTATGACGGATTTCATGGTTTTGTATGATGCCTGATGGAGTAGTAATACATTAGCTGTTTGTTTCCCGCAATTTTGCTGCTATGGAGTAGTAATACATTAGCTGTTAGTTTCCCGCAATTTTGCTGCTATGCTCAACTTCGTTCTCTTCCCGGCCTGTTTTGCTTCTTGACGCAATCACCCTGACAATCCCTTCTCCCTTTTCGCCAGGAATCAGAAGACGTTCCGTCCCAAGAAAAGTGCTCCATCAGGCAGCAAGGTGAGGAAACTGACCTCCCAAGTCTCTGATTCAACTGTATTCGGTACCAACAAGAACAAATGGCAGTGAATCACAGCATTTCAGTATCCTAGCATCTGTAGTATGTGTATAGAAATTGCTATGTTAGTATGTTTTCATCGACGAAAGGAATTTGGTCCAAGGTTTTCGAGTCGATGAGTCGACGAGTCGCTCGGGGGGAGCGACTCTAGACTAGTCGTGACTAGTCTAGACTCATGGTCGATGAGTCGACATGCGACGAGTCGACGTGAGTTAAGCAGTAGAAAGTAGGTACAATAAAACCAGCCTTGTTCTTGAGTGGTTCCAATTCATCCCTCAACTCTTCATCATGCACAACCACCCTtgttcatgcacaaccaggggaggagcagaccaccaccaccaacaataacaacaaccagaggaggagaggaggagcagaCCAGCAGAAGCAACAACCAGGGGATGAGGGGAGGAGCAGACCAGCAGCAGCAACCAGcggaggaggggaggagcagaCCAGCAagagcagcaaccaggggaggagcagaccagcagcagcaaccagggaaGGAGCAGCAAGCCAGCAACTAGGTGCGGCGGCGGCTGCCAAGGAGAGGGTTGGGTCGTGGGAGGGGAACAGGTTCGATCTAGGTTTCCACGGGGGATGGTTCGATACAGTAAAAAAACATATGACAGGCGGGCCCAAAAAAATTGAGTCGTTCGACCCAGAAAACACGACTAGTCGTGACTAGTCGCTCGAGTCGCTCGACTCATCCCATGAGTCGAGTCGCCAGGCTGAGTCGACCCTGCCAGTGCGACTCATAGACTAGTCGacgactagtcgcgactagtcgagCGACTCAAAAACAGAGATTTGGTCTGCTCGTATAGGAGCCTGATGTAATGACTGGAAGGAATTCCATGTCTGACAAGGGGAAGGGGCCACTGAACAATACGTCTTCGAGCACGTGACTCGAGCGTGAGGTGTGGAGTGGGTGGCCGCGTGTTGCATGAGCAGGTGTTGTTAGTAACTAACTTGTAACCAGGAGATCGGCATGTATTGAATGAACTGAAAGTAGAACTCTACTCTGTCCTCTCTGCGTCTCTTGCTCCCTCATTTTGTGACAAGTTGCATCCACAAACAACCATGGCTGATTGTATCCCACAAACAATTGTTATCTGTATCAAGTCAGGCATTACAACTGATATCAGATTTGCGAGATTCTCCGCAGCGGGATGAAGAGAGCAACGAGTGGGTTGAGTTCTCACCTAAAATTCCTCCTCGTTCGCTCGCAATTATCCCCATGCATGGTAAAATTCCAGTTGCATTACAAGATTTGTGTGGTTTACGGTGGTGGTGTGAGTTGATTGGGAGATGAACAGGTTCCTGGCTAAGTAGTAAGTAGGCGGTTATTTATAGTCATAACTAGTGTTACTTAAATGGTGCTACATCCAGGCCTTTCATTGGTTGTCATAACCTATCTATGGGGCATGCACATTTTGCTTGTCATTGGAAATGTATATGGTGGAGCTAGAACAAGTCAATTGTTTACATGAACTTGAGGATTGCGGAATATATTTTATTGTTAGGTATACATGGACTGGTGATGATAAATCAGGGAATTGAACTTGTTTTAAAAGTAAAGTAGACAAATTGTGATTCATCTACTTTTAGTTCAAACTTCTCCAAAGTCAAACACCATGTTACTCGATTGATATTCTTGTTGGCTTTCATCGACATAGACATGAGCTTGGTGTTTTTGTTATGTTCAGGTAAGCGAAAAGGTTTTAGTGCATGGTCAATGTTCCTACTATACTCCCATGGTCCCATCTATTCCTAAAAGGCAGTATCAAACATTTCGTCGTATCGAACTTCTCAGATTCGATCCATTGTATCATATATCCACTGCAGTGGATTCCTTTAATAGAAGTACATCATGGAAATGAATCGTAACTCATTGTACGTCATGTTTGTATGGGAAATGGGGCGTTTTTACAAACCTGCCACGGCTCAGGGTGAGTTTGGTCTGCAAATACTTGTGCTGGATTGATGGCTAAGCCTTAAGCAATGCTCATTTGTCGTTGATTAGCAGATTCAATCTTTATTACTTGTACTGTGTTCCTGAATCACCAAAGATGGGTGCAGATTTAGGCATAAAATGTACTTCCATCACTAGATTTGCTACATGGAATGAACATCCATCTCTGGGGTGTCCTCAGTATATTAAATTTGCCACAGTTTGCTAGTTATATACGCCACTCAGAAACTGGGAGGAAACATTTAGGTTACACCGTGAGTAATGCCGTACATAATTTGATAGTATCCATTTATTGTCTTCCTTTTTTTATCTGCAGGGGGCACAGCTCCGAAAGCACATAGATGCAACGCTCGGCAGTGGAAACCTTAGGGAAGCTGTGAGGCTGCCTCCTGGAGAGGATATCAATGAATGGCTTGCTGTTAATAGTAATGTTCTTCAGTTTCCTTTTTGCCGTGACCCATACTTGACATATTTCTTTCTATATATATTTTTTGGATCTAGAATATTCTGTGGTTGGTACTGAATAATACTGCTGTAAAAAATGTTATTGAAACCAGTAAATTCACTAGAGCTAACATGTGTGTTTTGCTTCTCAGCTGTGGATTTCTTTAATCAAGTTAACCTGCTGTATGGCACACTCACAGAGTTCTGCACTTCCGAGAGCTGCCCAACAATGACTGCAGGCCCAAAGTACGCTTGTCCATTATTTtcattctttgaacttctcaaaaagGAACAAGTTGGAAGCCTTTTTAGTCTCTTCATGGATTGCTATTTAATTTTGATAAATTGTTTTAAGGTGCTGCAATTTATAGCACCTAGTCATTATCTGCTGTAGATCTTCTAAATTGACATCTTATTTTATAACTAGTGAAGGCTTCTACTGAGTGCATGTTTAATTTCTTTGTCCATGTTTATGCTAAAAGCTTAACAAGTGACTCATGGTGTCTTTAATTATTTCCCTAACCATGCTCCCTCCATTCCTAAGAACAAGGCGTGAAACTTTTCTCAGAATTCCACTAAACAGGGTGCACTCCTGTTTCCACTCTGATTTACCGAATATGCCCCTCCATGCTGCACTCTGCCCCTCTAAAGACATGCTTGCCTTAGCTGCATTGTGAACTGCTCACCTCCTCTTGCCATTATTCCCGCATGCATGCATCGAGAGAGTAATGGCCAGTGTCAATCCGTGTAGAGCTAGCTGCCTCTTATTGGTCATGCACAGCGTACGTGGTGTGCTAATAACTGCTCAGTGTGTGATTTACCAGAGGCAAAATGGTCTAAAACTTGTAAGAAGCAGCTGCCTTGGTCCTTGCGAAAAAGGTTTCACGCCTTATTTtttaggaatggagggaatatGGCACCATATACAGCAGTATATGCAAGCTGATTTATCTTTCTTTACTTGAAGCTAGTAGACAAATGAAGTTCTTTGTCATATTTgaacaagaaaagaaaaaaggttGTAATGTTATTTAAATTTGGCTCAATGTTGTCTAATTATCAGGGTGTTAATGCTTAGGTTTTGGTTTAGGAAGATTACTGCGCCAGGCAAATATATTCCTCATGGTTCCATGTTATTCTACACCCAGAATTCTCTTCAGTGTCCTGCTACTTTCACTTGTCCTGATGTACTCCGTAATTATTATTTTGTGGCAAATATATAATTAGGTTTTAACATTAACTAATGTGATAGTCGTGGTTACACCCCTTTCTGAAAGAATCGAATTTCCAAGATGTGATAGCATTTCAATAGCAGTATGATGCAGGCAAACAGCGCTCCATATATTATAAATTAGACTTTCCCATGCCCATAATCCCCTGATTAAATTATCTTCATAATTAGTTGAATATTTAGGTGATATCTCATGACAAAAGAATTGCTATCTTCATGTAGGTATGAGTACCGATGGGCTGACGGTGTACAGATAAAGAAGCCTATAGAAGTGTCAGCACCAAAATACGTGGAGTACCTAATGGACTGGATTGAAGGCCAGCTTGACAATGAATCCTTATTTCCTCAGAAGCTTGGTATGTTGCCCGCATCCTGGATCATTAGTTTCTCAAAAGTACTTCATATTAGTGGAGCTGTCAAGTTTACCTGATCTGGGTTATTTTCCTTTATCCAGGCACACCATTTCCACCCAACTTCAAGGATGTTGTAAACACAATTTTCAAGCGCTTGTTTCGTGTTTATGCCCACATATACCATTCCCATTTTCAGAAGATTGTCAGCCTCAAGGAGGAGGCTCATCTTAACACCTGCTTCAAGCACTTCATTCTGTTTACAAACGTGAGTCTCTCACCATTGACAGTGATTGTGCCATCGAGCATCGTGGATCTGCTCTTGGCTGGGAAAATAGAAAAGTAGCTAAGAATTTACATCTATTGGCTTGTGGTGCAGGAATTTGGGCTGATTGACAAGAAAGAACTGGCTCCCCTCCAGGAGCTCATCGAATCAATCATCGTTCCCTACTGAGAAGGAAACACTGAGGCTGAACCGAACTAAACATGGCTGCTACCGAGTCCTCTACAGGAATGGTCGAGCGATTGGGCTATCTGCGCCAATAATTTACTGGCACAAATCTTCTTGTTCCATTTCTTTgacataaaaaaacaaaaacatgtACATTACCAGTGATGTATTTGTGTGTACATGTTCAGCAGTTCTCCTGTGCAAACGCGATTGTACTGCTATAACATGCATGTTTGGGTTCGGTTGTGATAGTAATAACATTGAAAAGAGCAGTTTTAAGATGACAATGCAGTTGTTGATGGATGAGAGTCTTTGCTTCTTAATGAAATCGTGCCTTGACGTTTTATTGCTGCTGCAATAGCTTCGGTGGAGGTTTTGTAGGTTTCTGCACTCCTGCTCCTAGGTAAAAAAACTGTTTTCTCCTCTTATGTATCAGCATAGATCCCACGCGAGATGAACAAAAAGACATCAGATGTCATAGACAATTTTTTAGTCTCAGAAATTCCATAACAAGATCGAAGGTTTTTATTTCTCATGAATTTTTCTATGGAATTTATTATGTAGGGTTATAAATGATATGAAGTTTTTCCGTCAATCACTGGAGGAGGGCCAGACCCCAACCATGTCAATGTTCTACCTTCCATACGAACAAAAAAAGCTAAACAACTGCTAGCCATGTTCCGTGAATGTCTAACATGAGTAATACTAGTTCTATGGAGTTTTAGAAGTAGCTTAATCTCCTCGACCAAACAAGAATAAATCGATCTATCAATGTCGCCTAACTGGATCATATGAACAGCTTCTAGCGAATCCATCTCAATCATCACAGGTAGATTACTTTTCATTAGTGCTTGGGAAAGACCCACCAAGCTCAACTTCGAGCGCGTCCCGACAAAAGTAAAGAACTTTGCATGAAGAAAATATAATTGCGCCCTCATTATCACACAAAACCATATACAAGTACCAGTAGATCCATCCGGTGTGAATGACCCAACTACGTTTAATTTTATACACCCAGCAGGAGGCACATTCCAGCAGGGTTGAGCGATCTTGATCGATTGTTCATGTGACCTGGAAATAACATTCATGTGCAAAACCGACTTTCCCTTGCATGAATCAGCGAAGGGGTCATGCTTAATAGCGATTAGAGTGTCTAGATAACTGCAGAGAAAGCGTTTCGAGACCTCAAGAG
Above is a window of Triticum aestivum cultivar Chinese Spring chromosome 6B, IWGSC CS RefSeq v2.1, whole genome shotgun sequence DNA encoding:
- the LOC123136886 gene encoding MOB kinase activator-like 1A — protein: MSLFGLGRNQKTFRPKKSAPSGSKGAQLRKHIDATLGSGNLREAVRLPPGEDINEWLAVNTVDFFNQVNLLYGTLTEFCTSESCPTMTAGPKYEYRWADGVQIKKPIEVSAPKYVEYLMDWIEGQLDNESLFPQKLGTPFPPNFKDVVNTIFKRLFRVYAHIYHSHFQKIVSLKEEAHLNTCFKHFILFTNEFGLIDKKELAPLQELIESIIVPY